CCAACGATCGAGGATAAATACTATATGTCCCCGGCAAGTCTATGATATGGCAAACTTTCCCTTCCGGGCTCGTCATCACTCCTGTTTTCTTATCAACAGTCACTCCCGGAAAATTGCCAACTTTCTGATTCAATCCAGTCAAATGATTGAATAAAGACGTTTTTCCTGCATTAGGATTGCCTATCAACGCAACTCTATAGAACACTTTGCTTATTTCTTTTACCTCAGTATTTGCTACGGACTCCATTAATACTCTTTAATCTTCGATGTAAATGATTGACGCCTCATCTCTTCTCAGAGACAATTGATAATTAGAAACGGTCACGGCTATGGGATCCCCTAAAGGAGCGACAAGCGACATTTCCACTTTTTCGCCGGGCAAACAACCCATTTCAAGCAATTTTAGCGAAAGAAGGTCTTCTTTAAAGCCAGCGATCACTGCCTTTTCTCCTACTTTCATATCAGCTATTGTTTTCTGCCTCATTGTAATTTTATTTAGACTTTATCTAAAGACCGCAATTTACACTCTTTATTCCTAAAGAACGAGATTTGTCCCAACTTCTTTTTTCCCTACAAAATATTCTCCGAAAGCATTCATAAAAAAATCCCTTCAACAATCTTTTGATCATTGAAGGGATAATTTTTTCATTTTATCTAGACAAATCTAATTCACAATTGGCACGTGAACGACCTTTTTAGTATCAAAAAATTCTTCATCATAGAAGTCGTTGATGTCATAAAGCGTATATTTCTTCTTTGCTTCTTTCATCTCTTCTCTCAAATCTCCGCCTTTCAGATACAAGATGCCATTATCAAGATCATTGAAAGAGTTTCTGCTGATATTATTTTTAATCCACTGATAAAATGGCTTGAGGCGTGTCACAGCTCTGCTGATCACAAAATCATAATGATCATGTATTTGCTCGGCTCGAATCTGCTCGCCTTCGGCATTTTGCAAATCCAACGCTTCTATGATGCCATTCACCACGCTTATCTTTTTCCCAATAGAATCGATCATATGAAAATCAGAATCCGGAAACATAATCGCCAAAGGAATACCTGGGAATCCACCACCCGTTCCGACATCCAAACAAGTCGTCATGGGCTTGAAATTAATAACTTTAGCTATAGCCAATGAATGAAGAATATGCCTAGTGTAAAGTTGATCGATATCCTTTCTGGATATCACATTGATCTTATCGTTCCACTCCGGATACAAACGTCCCAATTCCTCAAATCTCTGCTTTTGCAAATCTGTCAAGTCAGGAAAATACTTGATGATTAAATCTACTCCATTCATTACCAATATCTTTATTTTATATAGCTTCCTCAATCCTTCTGCCAGATTAAGATTCGGCAAAAATAAAAAAAGTGAACGATAATCAACCTATCGCTCACTCAATATCATTTACAATAGCTGTTTACGAGCTATATATGTTGTTCCTTGCCTTTGACAATATCGTACATCAATTCCCTCGCTCTATGAAGTTGTGCCTTGACAGTTCCCAAAGGCGCGTCAAGGGTTTTAGCAATCTCATCGTACGAAAGCTCGTCAAAATACCTCAACTTCACTAATCTTTGGTACTTTGGAGGCAGCTTTGTAACGAAATTTTGAACCAACTCTATCTTTTGGCTCTTGATCGCTTCTTCCTGCGGATTCAGATTATTGTCCCTCACATCAATACTTACCGTATCTCCATTATCATCCTTGAAGGTCGAGTCAATGCTCATGGTATCCAGCTTTTTCTTTCGAATAAAGTCAATGGAATTGTTCGTCGCTATTCTGAACAACCATGTGCTAAACGTATAATCCTTCTTGAATTTATGAAGATTTTTGAAAGCCTTGGCAAATGCCTCAATTGTCAAGTCCTCTGCGTCGTCGACATTGCGGATCATTTTCAATATCATATGATATACTGGCTTTCTGTAGCGCTTCATGAGGTCGCCATAGGCTTGCTGGTCCTCGTGTTGGACCGCTCTGTCTATAAGCTTGAAATCCTCCAAAGCTTTT
The Aureibacter tunicatorum DNA segment above includes these coding regions:
- a CDS encoding FeoA family protein; this translates as MRQKTIADMKVGEKAVIAGFKEDLLSLKLLEMGCLPGEKVEMSLVAPLGDPIAVTVSNYQLSLRRDEASIIYIED
- a CDS encoding RNA polymerase sigma factor codes for the protein MELGNKQFSAKALEDFKLIDRAVQHEDQQAYGDLMKRYRKPVYHMILKMIRNVDDAEDLTIEAFAKAFKNLHKFKKDYTFSTWLFRIATNNSIDFIRKKKLDTMSIDSTFKDDNGDTVSIDVRDNNLNPQEEAIKSQKIELVQNFVTKLPPKYQRLVKLRYFDELSYDEIAKTLDAPLGTVKAQLHRARELMYDIVKGKEQHI
- the rsmG gene encoding 16S rRNA (guanine(527)-N(7))-methyltransferase RsmG, whose protein sequence is MNGVDLIIKYFPDLTDLQKQRFEELGRLYPEWNDKINVISRKDIDQLYTRHILHSLAIAKVINFKPMTTCLDVGTGGGFPGIPLAIMFPDSDFHMIDSIGKKISVVNGIIEALDLQNAEGEQIRAEQIHDHYDFVISRAVTRLKPFYQWIKNNISRNSFNDLDNGILYLKGGDLREEMKEAKKKYTLYDINDFYDEEFFDTKKVVHVPIVN